Within Topomyia yanbarensis strain Yona2022 chromosome 2, ASM3024719v1, whole genome shotgun sequence, the genomic segment CTAGTAAAGGCCAGAACAATGTAATTTCTCAAGCATccttaaattattttattaaatgcCTAAATTCAGCATTAAAAATTGTGTCTAGACTTTTTTGTCTGGTTTAACAATCTCCAGCCATTTACTAATCTCACGCGCTAACTAGGACATTATTGGGATCAAATTACCTTACTCCAATTGCCTCACTTTCGGCAGCTGTTCTTATTTAACCTACACCACTCGTCATTTGTTGGTTGCTAATGTTCGAAGAAAGATGTTTAGAATAAAACTCATACGCTTCACTCATCGGTTTAAAAAATTTCACTGCATTTTTGGCTGGATCATTTGctctgaaaaacaaacattgtTACGAAAAACGAATGCTTCCTTCTGCACCATTTACTACATACGGTCCTAAGTCGGTTCTAGAGCGCGCTTCTTAAATAGTGATGCCGCTCTAGTAGTGCGTTCCACGATCCAGAGGACTGCGGGATCTGGAATCTTTGCCACGGGACGATTTGCTACCGGAGCGAGATCGGTCACGGGAACGGGACTTTGAGCGCGAGTATGACCGTCGTCCACCACCTCCACGGGGTCGATCAACCGATCGGGAGCGACGTCGATTGCGGTCGCGTGAACGACCTCTCTCACGACCATTGTATCGGCGGCCTCCACCTCCTCCGCCGCCGCTTCCACGTTGTGGTGAAGTAGGCCGTCCGTAGCGAGCCATCTGAACACGGAGCTCCCTTCCGTCTAACATGCGCCCGTCCATGGCATCTAAAGCGTCCTGAGCGTCACGCTTATCAAAGAATCTGTGCAAAATAGGGGCAAATTGGTAAGTAATATTTAGAGTTCATTCCAGCATCCAATACATTACCTGACGAATGCAAAGCCGCGACTTTCACGGGTGTGGCGATCACGAGGAATGTAAATGTCACCCACTTCGCCGCAGCGTTCAAAAACGCGACGTAGGTCATCTGGAGTTGTTCGATAAGTTAGATTATCGACCTGTCGAAAGGAGAGGAGAAAAATTATagtaaaaatcaatagcgaaTAGAAGAAATGAAGGCGTTTGAGTTTGACTAGAATGGTATACTGTTTGCTTTCTACAACTCATTGCTTGCTTCTTACAAatcgatcatgaatcgaccaaagggccgaagtcgcgatgatatcgaatcgagtaaaatagctttgaaaattcggttcagaaaattaaatcgtattttaacagtgtttgcatactgcgccttcaaatgtattgaaacactttgaaacaatactagttttcggaagcataactaaaatgttttatataataacgttttcgttgataaaattgaaaacagattatttcgccgagtgttgttatgaaatgttgactaggccatttttgagtcgccctcttgttttgacgactctcaatttcgccctgcagtgtcgccaaaaaacaaaaatcaaatgtggctttcgccgtgctcgctggaggggaaaatttgttattccccctgggcgtaacaagcacttggtttttgtttagggcgagtctgtttacggaccttgtaaacaatgatgctgtcaatttcgcctgtatacactaccttagaaatgcagaggcgtaaccTGCCTGGCTTTTTGTTTACAGTCGAAAGTCGgatccgccgttttgttttttattgattttcatgaagtgtgaaatatttataaatgagtttttatattttttataaagtatttttactcctctttcagatattaatcaaatctctgtttgtgtacatttgttagtttcgcccatttgtcggttcacgatcgaaATGGTTTCGACCGTTTCGACAGTCAACTCTAACCACAAGCAGGAATGACATCCCTAATCACCAAAATtatcgttttcgtttttgacagtgcactataCCGGTGCGGTCGGTGCTACACTAATTGAaatttgggtgtaatcagtctgtctctttttttttgcactacactcGTGTAGCACCAGATAGAACCGAAAAAAAACATATTGCTTAGATATTAGGGTTATCCTTGGACATTAAAAAGGCGGCTGGATCGAAACCATTTTTTCGATACCGTACGTCGAAAccgttattttttgaaaaacccgTACAACGAACATTTTGCGCTGGCCCTATTTGATTGATGTGGAATTTAATCGACCCGAGGCgagaaataatgtttgaaaattaAATGTTTGATATCACATTATCCTAAGCACGTCGTTAACCTCTTCGATCGTAATATTTTTAGTTACAAGCCTCGAGCTAAAAAGGATAACTAGAACATCCCTAGAAATATGTTACTTTTATCGGCGGTTTCGTTATTCAAGTGTGAGTAATCGAAGTTCAACGAGACACGCACACATTGACAATAAAACgtcgaataaaattcaattatgcCGCTGAAGAAAAAAGTTACTGACGTACCAGTTTTTTGCCGAACCTATTTTTAAAAGTACGGAATATTTGCAgataaaatataaaacatttacatcgaaaaaaaaacactactaAACCAAAACCcaactccaaaaatcgattttgcacCCTCATTAATTGACCTCCATTTTTATCATGGCCGTGCCGGCTCTTACCTTTAGGGAAACCATTCCGTCGATTCTCGGCGGAGGCCGTCCATAATTGCTGTTGCTCATGATGTCGATTTTAGCAATGCTGCACCAGCTTGGCCTTCACTTTGTTGAAATAACAAACTATGATGCACAAACGATATAATTTTCCAGCAGAATTTCACTTTTCAAACCACCGAAGAAAACTACGCAGCGACCACAGCGTGTTTGCTCTTCGTATGATCGCAGGCTGGCTTCAGTGACTTCACGGTACTTTCCACTTGGAATTAAAAATGGCTACCGCCGCCGGCTACCCAGCGCGAAACTTTCGAGGGAGCTGGCGTTGGTCCAACAGCAAATTATAAGTATATGGAAAAAATTCAAGCGACTGGATGAAACGTCTCACATCTCTGGGCAAATACGAActctacactgagaaaaaatctATAGTATATATGACCAGACTTTTATGGTTGTTTTgaccagagctgcaaattttcaccaagttgttttgaacttgaaggaagaacaaatctcaaatcatgccctactatgttcaattcgcagttattcgtttacatcattcattcaaacagccgagctgttcaatcattttccattcattttcgatttcatttaccttgtgaatatctctgtactgggatattgcctaggtttttcaagcaaaactactctgaacatacttcttgctgttcatgtaagcttgaaaacgcaaaatatgtcaacatttaacctaaactggcctctacagaacagatgacaactttggttggtgaatgaaaaagcaacaatttgaaatgaagacgtacgcttcggttatgaaaatcccgccaacttgaaagtgaatgattaagggaggctttgaatttgaatcatggttgggtttgattgagctgaaagttggcatttgaaaataaaaatttgcaccactggttTTGACTATTTGCCAAAAAAGTAGGAATGACCATGAGATCGGTAAGACTAAACTTTTGTATCGTAAACAATACTAGAAAAATCGATTACCGCTCAACTATAATGTTGGTATTTATGACAATTTGATCATGGTCACTCCAACAATATTTGTCATCTTAAAACTGATAATGGAATAGTCTGAATCACTATTAAAATAAagttaaaatgaaaatatgaGCATCTTAAATATAACAAGTGTCATTGTtataaatactttttgtgtcatTGTTCTCTGCACAATGTATTAATAAGTCCCGAAGACTTAATGTATAGTTGTTATGAAAACACTAAGGTTGAATTAACTAAATACATCGTTTATGTGGACGAGACCCATGTCGAAAGCACCATTTGCGTATAGTGCTTTTCAGCTG encodes:
- the LOC131685114 gene encoding serine/arginine-rich splicing factor 2, which translates into the protein MSNSNYGRPPPRIDGMVSLKVDNLTYRTTPDDLRRVFERCGEVGDIYIPRDRHTRESRGFAFVRFFDKRDAQDALDAMDGRMLDGRELRVQMARYGRPTSPQRGSGGGGGGGRRYNGRERGRSRDRNRRRSRSVDRPRGGGGRRSYSRSKSRSRDRSRSGSKSSRGKDSRSRSPLDRGTHY